The following proteins are co-located in the Gopherus evgoodei ecotype Sinaloan lineage unplaced genomic scaffold, rGopEvg1_v1.p scaffold_39_arrow_ctg1, whole genome shotgun sequence genome:
- the RAB2B gene encoding ras-related protein Rab-2B isoform X3, with translation MINIDSKQIKLQIWDTAGQESFRSITRSYYRGAAGALLVYDITRRETFNHLTSWLEDARQHSSSNMVIMLIGNKSDLESRRDVQKAEGEAFAREHGLVFMETSAKTSTNVEEAFIDTAKEIYRKIQQGLFDINNEANGIKIGPQQPSGAAPGTGSRHSPQGSGDSSGCC, from the exons GCCGGGCAGGAGTCTTTCCGTTCCATCACCCGCTCCTACTACCGTGGTGCAGCCGGAGCACTACTGGTCTATGACATCACCAG GAGGGAGACCTTTAACCACCTGACCTCGTGGCTGGAGGACGCTCGGCAACATTCCAGCTCCAACATGGTCATCATGCTTATTGGCAACAAGAG TGACCTGGAGTCCCGGCGGGATGTGCAAAAAGCAGAGGGAGAGGCCTTCGCGCGGGAACACGGGCTGGTCTTCATGGAGACCTCAGCCAAGACATCCACCAACGTCGAGGAG GCCTTCATTGACACAGCCAAGGAAATATACAGGAAGATTCAGCAGGGGCTCTTTGACATCAACAACGag GCGAATGGCATCAAGATCGGGCCCCAGCAGCCGTCGGGGGCAGCTCCTGGCACCGGCTCTCGCCACAGCCCCCAGGGCTCAGGAGACAGCTCGGGCTGCTGTTGA